DNA sequence from the Hyalangium minutum genome:
TTTCACGCGCTGAGCCACCTTGCGAATCTTCTCCACATCCGCGACCGACGAGCCGCCGTACTTCTGGACCACGATGGGCATATCCGCCTCGTTACCTTGTTGGGCGTGGCCGGGAAACCACACCGAGAGACTTCCATGCAGGACGCCGGCCAACAGCACGCACGGTCTGACCGAGCAACCGGCCGACTCCTTGACAGGTTGGGATCCCCCCATATACCCAGGCCGGAGGCTTCCCCATGGCGATGATTGAGGTTCAGAACCTCACGAAGCGGTACCGGGACCGGAGTGCCATCGAGGGACTCACCTTCAGCGTCAACGAAGGGGAGATCCTGGGCTTCCTGGGTCCCAACGGAGCGGGCAAGTCCACGACCATGAAGATCCTCACCGGGTTCCTGCCCCCGTCCATGGGCACGGCCAAGGTGGCGGGCTTCGATGTCTTCGAGCAGCCGCTCGAGGTGAAGCGTCGCATCGGCTACCTGCCAGAGACGCCGCCGCTCTACCCGGAGATGACGGTGCGCGGGTACCTGAAGTTCGTCGCCGAGCTCAAGAAGGTCCCCGGCCGCGGACTGAAGGCCGAGCTCGACCGGGTGGCGGGCCTCACCGGGCTGTCGGACATCATGGACCGCGTCATCCAGAACCTCTCCAAGGGCTACAAGCAGCGCGTGGGCATCGCGCAGGCCCTGCTCGGCTCGCCGCCGGTCCTCATCCTCGACGAGCCCACCGAGGGGCTCGACCCTTCGCAGCGCGCCGACGTGCGCTCCCTCATCAAGGGGCTCGCGGGCAAGCACACCCTCATCCTCTCCACGCACATCCTGCCGGAGGTGACGATGACGTGTGAGAAGGTGCTCATCATCCACCAGGGGAAGATGGTCGCCTACGACGAGATCCAGAAGCTCGTCTCCGTGCACGGACAGGCGGCCAACGTCTCGCTCGAAGAGATCTTCATCAAGCTCACGGCGGCCTGAGGGCCCCCTCCCCCGTTCCCGAGAGGATTTCCCATGCGCACCGCCTTGGCGATCGCCCGCAAGGAGCTGTCCATCTACTTCACCACCCCGTGGGCCTACGTGGTCTTCACGGCCATGGTGGCGCTGTCCTCGTTCTTCTTCATGGGCCTGCTGCAGGCCTTCCAGCAGGTGCAGGAGATGGCCCAGGCCGTCGGCTGGAACCAGCTGCCCCCAGACGCCGCCAGCTACCGCAACCTCACCGACGGCGTCGTCGTCCAGCTGTGGGGCGTGGTCCTCATCGTCACGCTCTTCGTGGCGCCCTTCCTCTCCATGCGCCTGTTCGCCGAGGAGAAGCGCAACAAGACCTTCGAGCTGCTG
Encoded proteins:
- a CDS encoding ABC transporter ATP-binding protein gives rise to the protein MAMIEVQNLTKRYRDRSAIEGLTFSVNEGEILGFLGPNGAGKSTTMKILTGFLPPSMGTAKVAGFDVFEQPLEVKRRIGYLPETPPLYPEMTVRGYLKFVAELKKVPGRGLKAELDRVAGLTGLSDIMDRVIQNLSKGYKQRVGIAQALLGSPPVLILDEPTEGLDPSQRADVRSLIKGLAGKHTLILSTHILPEVTMTCEKVLIIHQGKMVAYDEIQKLVSVHGQAANVSLEEIFIKLTAA